The region CTCTGTAGTTTTACACCCCTGTTGAGCGATGCTCGCAAACAGTGAACTCTCGTTCTTGTTTGTCCTCAAAGGGATAATTCTTCAGAATCAGAGCTTATTCTAGAAAAGTTATAGAACAAGATATGAGCTATAAGCTCCCACCAACGTAAGAGGGAAAACCCCATTTACACCCAATCCATGAAAACAGAAAAAGAAAAAATGCTTGCCGGTGAGTTGTACGACGCGCTCGACAAAGAACTCTCCGACGACAGGCTGCGCACCAGGCTGCTCATAAAAAAACTAAACGACTCCCGCGAGGACGAGGTGGAGGACCGCGCCTGCATTCTGAAAGAGCTGATACCCAACGCTCAGCAGGGATTATGGCTGCAGCCGCCTTTCTACTGCGACTATGGCTACAATATGGTTGTGGGCGAGCGGGTATTCTTCAACTTCAACTGCGTAGTGCTGGATGTGGCGCAGGTAACCATCGGCAGCAGAACTCTATTTGGGCCTAACGTGCAAATTTATACTGCCACGCACCCCATTAACCACATAGAGCGTGCTTCGGGGCTGGAGTACGCCAAGCCCATTTCCATTGGCGAGGATGTGTGGGTAGGCGGCAGTGTGGTAATTTGCCCTGGCGTAAGTATAGGCCATCGCTCGGTTATTGGGGCTGGCAGCGTGGTGACCCGCGACATTCCGGCTGGTGTGTTTGCCGCAGGCAACCCATGCCGGGTGATCCGGCATTTAGAAGAGGATTCGAGCAACTAAACGTTAAGGGCTATGACCATAACTGCCACTGTTAAAAACGCTTACGAACAGCATGAGGCAACCGTCTCTACCAACAGCGTGAGCAGGCAAGTCAGCTTACCTGCAAAACCAGAGGGATACGGTTCGGCAGTGAACGGAGGGGAACTGCTGTTCCTGGCGCTGGCCACCTGCTTTTGCAATGATGTGTACCGGGAAGCGGCCCGTAGAAACATGGCTATCGATCTGGTAGAAGTAATGGTTACCGGCGAATTTGGTCAGGAAGGAGAGCCTGCCACTAACATTACCTACGAGGTAAGCATTCTGGCGCCGGAACAATCGCAAGAGGAAATAGCATCCCTGACCCACCACGTAGACAAGGTAGCCGAGGTACACAACACCTTACGGAAAGGCGTACGTGTGACCCTAAAAGTATAAAGCGATGGGCTGGTAAATTCTTGTCAGCACCATCGCGTTATACTAAAACCGGCCGGGGCTTTACACGGTAAAGTAAGTCTCCAGCTCACGCAGCGTGTTTTCGTTTGTCTGCATGTCCTGCACCAGCTGGCCTTTCTCCAGGATCAGGATGCGCTCGCATACTTCGATCACGTGGCTCAGGTCATGGCTGGAGATGAGCATGGTCATGCGCTTCTGCTCGCGCAAGGTGCGCAGCAGGTTCTTCAGACGGATTTGGGAGCTGGGGTCGAGGTTGGCGAAAGGCTCGTCCAGAATCAACAGTTCCGGGTTGGAGAGCGCGGCGGCGGCAATGCCGATCTTCTTCTGGTTTCCT is a window of Pontibacter kalidii DNA encoding:
- a CDS encoding sugar O-acetyltransferase, coding for MKTEKEKMLAGELYDALDKELSDDRLRTRLLIKKLNDSREDEVEDRACILKELIPNAQQGLWLQPPFYCDYGYNMVVGERVFFNFNCVVLDVAQVTIGSRTLFGPNVQIYTATHPINHIERASGLEYAKPISIGEDVWVGGSVVICPGVSIGHRSVIGAGSVVTRDIPAGVFAAGNPCRVIRHLEEDSSN
- a CDS encoding OsmC family protein, which encodes MTITATVKNAYEQHEATVSTNSVSRQVSLPAKPEGYGSAVNGGELLFLALATCFCNDVYREAARRNMAIDLVEVMVTGEFGQEGEPATNITYEVSILAPEQSQEEIASLTHHVDKVAEVHNTLRKGVRVTLKV